Sequence from the Burkholderia sp. GAS332 genome:
GCTAAGGTCACGCATCAAAACGCGTCGGGCGCGCTTTTCCGGCAATTGTTTAGGTGAGCAGGTGATCGTCGCTGGTCAGTAGTATGGAGCGGTCAACAGCCCTTTCCCGCGACGAGAACCCATCATGACGATCCATTCGCTCATCGAAGCCGACCGCAAGCATCTGATTCACCCGGTCATCAATTACCGCGCGCACGAAGCCCGTGGCGTCACCGTCCTCGAGTCGGCCAGCGGCGCGTTCCTGCGCGACGCGGCCGGCAACGAACTGCTCGACGCCTTCTCCGGCCTCTGGTGCGTGAATGTGGGCTACGGCCAGCAAAGCATCGTCGATGTCGCCACCGAGCAGATGAAGAAACTGCCCTACGCAACCGGCTATTTTCATTTCGGCTCGGCCCCGGCGATCGAATTGGCGCAAAAGCTGGTCGAGGTATCGCCCGCTTCGCTGCAACACGTGTATTTCACGCTCGGCGGCTCCGATGCAGTCGATTCGGCCATTCGTTTCATCACGCACTACTTCAACGCCACCGGGCGGCCCTCGAAGAAACATATCATCGCGCTGCAACGCGGCTACCACGGCTCGTCGACCATGGGCGCGGGGCTCACCGCCTTGCCCGCGTTTCACCGCAATTTCGATCTGCCGCTGCCGAACCAGCATCATCTGCCGTCGCCGTATGCGTACCGCAACGATTTCGCCGACGACGCCGCCTTGATCGCCGCCTCGGTGGCCGCGCTCGAAGCGAAGGTGGCCGAACTCGGTGCGGACAATGTCGCGGCCTTCTTCTGCGAACCGATTCAGGGCTCGGGCGGCGTGATCGTGCCGCCGGTCGGCTGGTTGAAAGCGATGCGCGAAAGCTGCCGCAAGCTCGGCATTCTGTTCGTCGCCGACGAAGTCATCACCGGTTTCGGCCGCACGGGTCCGCTGTTCGCGTGCCAGGGCGAAAACGTCGAACCGGATCTGATGACGGTGGCAAAGGGCTTGACCGCCGGCTATGCGCCGATGGGCGCCGTGCTGATGTCTGACGAAATCTATCAGGGCATTGCCGATGGCGACGCCGAAGCAGTCGTCGGCCACGGCCATACGTATTCGGCGCACCCGGTCAGCGCGGCGATCGGTCTCGAAGTGCTGCGCCTGTATCACGAAGGCGGCCTGCTCGCGAACGGCGTCGCACAGGGCCCGCGTTTCGCCCGCGGCCTCGACGCGCTGCTCGCGCATCCGCTCGTGGGCGACTCGCGGCATCGTGGCCTGCTCGGCGCGCTCGAACTGGTCTCGGACAAAGACAGCAAGGCTGGCTTCGATCCCGCGCTGAAACTGTCCGAACGGATCGCCGCCGCCGCGTATGACAACCGTCTGATTTTCCGCGCGTTCGGCGATAACATTCTCGGCTTTGCGCCCGCGCTTTCGTACACGGAGGCGGAGTTCGATCTGATGTTCGAACGCCTCGAAAAAACCCTCGACGACGTTCTCGCGCAGGCCGATGTTCGAGCCGCGCTGAAGGTCAAAATTCATGCCACTGCGTGCTAGAGTAGAGGGGCCTTTAAGACCCTTTCACCCATCGCCGGAGCGACAACGTTACGATGAGCAGCGACTGTAAGCTGGACCGGATTGACCTGCGCATACTTTCACAGTTGCAGAAGAAAGGCCGCATAACCAACGTCGAGCTTGCCGACGCGGTCGGCCTTTCGCCCAGTCCTTGCCTGATCCGCGTCAAGCGTCTGGAGAAAGCCGGCTACATCATCGGCTACGGCGCGCAGATCCAGCTCGAAAAGCTCGGCGACGTGCAGATCGTCTTCACGGAAGTCACGCTCGCCGATCATCGGCGGGAAGACTTCATCAAGTTCGTGAATGCGATCAAAGATGTCGACGAGATCGTCGAGTGCCATCTGGCGAGCGGCGGCTATGACTATCTGCTGAAGTTCGTCACGCGTAGCGTGAGCCACTATCAGAGCATCGTCGAGGGTCTGCTGGAGCGCGATATCGGCATCGAGAAGTATTTCAGCTACGTGATCATCAAGTCACCGTTCGTGAAGAGCCACTATCCGCTCGAGACCTTGTTCTCGCAGAATCACCACTAGTACATCAACCCGGCACGGACGCCCGTGCCAACGCCCGTTAGGGATAATCGCTGAAGCGGGATACCGGTTCGCTTTCCGTGCTCGCCGGTGTATAACCCGGCACATTCGCGCGAAACTGATTGAGCAAGCCGTTGTCGACCTGCGAAAAACCTTTGAGCTGGAGTTGCATCAGCACACGCGTGCCGGTGCTGGGCGTGGTGGTCGAGGTGGCGTTGGTGTATTTCTCGAACGCCACGCCAAGCGACCAGCAATCCGCATCGTACTGAAGACCCAGCAAGCCGGCGATCAACCGATGCGCGCTCATGTCGTAATTGACCCGCGCGACACTGACAACATTGTGCAAGAGCGGCCATTGCTCGGACACGATGAACTGGTTGACCGGTTGATAGTCGAGCGTGCTGTTGGCGCGCGTGTAGCGATACGCGACATTCAACACCTGCCGTGAGGCCGGCGACCAGCCAAAACCGATCTCCGCATTCGAGAGATAGTCGTTGGCCTGACTGTACTCCACGGCCTGTTCCGCTGAAAAACCCGGACCCAGCTTGTACGACGCGCCGCCAATCACACTTGTGCGCGCAACGGTGCCAATGGGATCGCCGACGTTGAGAGTCACCTGTGGTGTGCGAAAGTCGTACTGCTCCGCAAGGACGAAACGGGCCCGTTCATCACCGCTCGAAGGATCGATGAAGCGCGTCGTCAGGGCCGCCGTGAGACGGCTGGCATCGGACACCCGGTCATTGCCGACGAAGCTGTTAGGCATGAACAGTTCCGCCAACCCGAAATCGGCCGTCGCCGTATCGAACAACGGCGCGAACGACTGGTTGCGGTAAGGCGTGTACACGTAGAACAACCGGGGTTCGAGCGTCTGGATATACGATTGTCCGAAGAGCCGCACGCTTCGTTCGAAACGCATGCCCGAATCGAGGCTGAAAGTCGGCACGTTGACGTCGAACGTCTTCGGCTGCCCGGCAGGCGCATCTGATCCGATCGTCGTCAAGTCGTACGCAGCGAAATGCCATGCGAGCTTCGGCGTGATGAACCAGCCGGGGCGCTCGATCGGATAGCTGACGTAAGGATTAAAAACGAAGCGGCTGCCTTGCGTCGCATCGGTCGAGGAAATCGTGAAGCGTGTCGCATCCGCTTCGGCACCGAAGTCGAAGCCTCCCACGTTGTAACGCGCGTAATGAACATTGACCTGCGGTTCGCGGTTATAGGTCGAGTCGCTTGTAAAAGCTTGCCAACGTTGCTCGCGAGCCAGCACGCTCCACGGTCCGTTTGTGTAAGTCAGACCCGCTTCCTGCTGATACAGCGTGGTGGAACCCGTCGGAAACGCGACACCCGATGCAAGGTCGGTCACCACCGTCGAGTCCGACACCCGGTTGTAGTTCACGTAGGCGCCAAAGCCCGAGCCGATTTTCCAGGTCTGATTCAGCGCAATCGAATAACGGTCGGTTTTGGTGATCTCATCGTGCGGCAGCCACGCGACCGAGATCGTCCCCGAATCGTTCGGCTGCAGGTAGCGGTAGTCTGCCGTCAACATCTCGCCTCGTTTCGACATGATGCGAGGCGTCAAGGTGAGATCGTAGTTCGGCGCGAGGTTGAAGTAGTAGGGCATCTCGACGTCGACACCGTTGGTCGAACTGATCGAGAACGTAGGCGGCAGAAAACCGCTGTGCCGCGCGCCGGACAACGGAAACGATAACCACGGACTCGCCAGCAACGGCACACCCTGGAAAAACAGCACTCCGTTGTGCGCGATCCCTTCGTCGTTGCCGGTATCCATGTCGAACTCGGAGGCCTTGAGATACCACGCGGGGTCCGACTCGCATTGGCAAGTGCTATACGTACCGTGATGAACGACCGTGCGCTCGTTGTCGATCAGATCCGCGCGCTGAGCGCTACCCCACCCGCCCGTCAGATGAAAACGGTACTTGGGCACGCTGATAGTGCCTTCATTCGCTTCGACGTAAAAATGCGCGTCCGGGCCATTGAACACATTACCGTCGTTGACCAGTTGCACCTGCCCATACGCATCTGCCTTATCGGTATCGACGTCGTAATGCAGCGCATCGCCCTTGACGATTGACGCGTAACGCCGCAATTGCGCGTGTCCCTTCAGCGAAACGTCCGTGCCGGTCGTGGCGGTCAGCGAATCAGCGATAGCCGAAGTAACGGGCTTGTCGCCCACCCGTAAGGGATGTTCCGTCAGTTGCGGATCAAGCCGCAGGCCCCAGACGCCGTCGAGCGGTTCCGGAATCGCGGATGTGCCGACCAGTTGTGCATAGCCGGCAAGCGGCACGCATCCGGCCGCACCGAGCACGAACGAAACGAGAGGCCTTAAGCGTAGGCGTCGAAATGCATCACGTAGTATCAAAACAGGTAAGAATCGGAAAGGATGACAGACGCG
This genomic interval carries:
- a CDS encoding transcriptional regulator, AsnC family, with the translated sequence MSSDCKLDRIDLRILSQLQKKGRITNVELADAVGLSPSPCLIRVKRLEKAGYIIGYGAQIQLEKLGDVQIVFTEVTLADHRREDFIKFVNAIKDVDEIVECHLASGGYDYLLKFVTRSVSHYQSIVEGLLERDIGIEKYFSYVIIKSPFVKSHYPLETLFSQNHH
- a CDS encoding LPS-assembly protein (manually curated), translated to MILRDAFRRLRLRPLVSFVLGAAGCVPLAGYAQLVGTSAIPEPLDGVWGLRLDPQLTEHPLRVGDKPVTSAIADSLTATTGTDVSLKGHAQLRRYASIVKGDALHYDVDTDKADAYGQVQLVNDGNVFNGPDAHFYVEANEGTISVPKYRFHLTGGWGSAQRADLIDNERTVVHHGTYSTCQCESDPAWYLKASEFDMDTGNDEGIAHNGVLFFQGVPLLASPWLSFPLSGARHSGFLPPTFSISSTNGVDVEMPYYFNLAPNYDLTLTPRIMSKRGEMLTADYRYLQPNDSGTISVAWLPHDEITKTDRYSIALNQTWKIGSGFGAYVNYNRVSDSTVVTDLASGVAFPTGSTTLYQQEAGLTYTNGPWSVLAREQRWQAFTSDSTYNREPQVNVHYARYNVGGFDFGAEADATRFTISSTDATQGSRFVFNPYVSYPIERPGWFITPKLAWHFAAYDLTTIGSDAPAGQPKTFDVNVPTFSLDSGMRFERSVRLFGQSYIQTLEPRLFYVYTPYRNQSFAPLFDTATADFGLAELFMPNSFVGNDRVSDASRLTAALTTRFIDPSSGDERARFVLAEQYDFRTPQVTLNVGDPIGTVARTSVIGGASYKLGPGFSAEQAVEYSQANDYLSNAEIGFGWSPASRQVLNVAYRYTRANSTLDYQPVNQFIVSEQWPLLHNVVSVARVNYDMSAHRLIAGLLGLQYDADCWSLGVAFEKYTNATSTTTPSTGTRVLMQLQLKGFSQVDNGLLNQFRANVPGYTPASTESEPVSRFSDYP
- a CDS encoding Adenosylmethionine-8-amino-7-oxononanoate aminotransferase, whose amino-acid sequence is MTIHSLIEADRKHLIHPVINYRAHEARGVTVLESASGAFLRDAAGNELLDAFSGLWCVNVGYGQQSIVDVATEQMKKLPYATGYFHFGSAPAIELAQKLVEVSPASLQHVYFTLGGSDAVDSAIRFITHYFNATGRPSKKHIIALQRGYHGSSTMGAGLTALPAFHRNFDLPLPNQHHLPSPYAYRNDFADDAALIAASVAALEAKVAELGADNVAAFFCEPIQGSGGVIVPPVGWLKAMRESCRKLGILFVADEVITGFGRTGPLFACQGENVEPDLMTVAKGLTAGYAPMGAVLMSDEIYQGIADGDAEAVVGHGHTYSAHPVSAAIGLEVLRLYHEGGLLANGVAQGPRFARGLDALLAHPLVGDSRHRGLLGALELVSDKDSKAGFDPALKLSERIAAAAYDNRLIFRAFGDNILGFAPALSYTEAEFDLMFERLEKTLDDVLAQADVRAALKVKIHATAC